A single window of Onychostoma macrolepis isolate SWU-2019 chromosome 16, ASM1243209v1, whole genome shotgun sequence DNA harbors:
- the LOC131521765 gene encoding interferon-inducible GTPase 5-like isoform X1: protein MESQDPAVVEAVKASGESTLENATAKAKETFDQLMNVSLNIAVTGRTGSGKSSFINALRGLNDEDDGAALTGVTETTMEPTMYEHPAVPNVKIWDLPGIGSPNFKANKYLKDVKFHTYDFFIILNSERFTENDVMLAKEIKKEKKIFYFVRSKIDNDISAEQRKKGFDEQKLLCKIREDCQKNLKELGDPKVFLISSFELEKYDFERLQNTLEEELPEHKKSALLQAWPVCSADSLEKKIKMFKGMIWAASLASAGIAVVPVPGLSAACDAGIVLLFFTRCYYAFGLDERSLSRLSEKVNKPLLEHVAKSKLASAIKEKAMARLQVSVALASLATIEYAASLLPGVGSVAAAGISFGTTYYLLREGLNELADIARKIRKEAELDTLCSNS, encoded by the coding sequence atgGAAAGTCAAGACCCTGCTGTTGTTGAGGCAGTAAAGGCATCAGGCGAGTCCACCCTGGAAAATGCCACAGCAAAagctaaagaaacatttgacCAGTTAATGAATGTCTCACTTAACATTGCTGTGACTGGAAGAACAGGATCTGGGAAATCCTCCTTTATAAATGCACTTAGAGGTCTAAATGACGAAGATGATGGAGCAGCACTTACTGGAGTCACAGAAACTACAATGGAGCCCACCATGTATGAGCATCCTGCagtgccaaatgtgaaaatcTGGGACTTGCCTGGAATAGGAAGTCCAAACTTCAAAGCAAATAAATACCTGAAAGATGTCAAGTTTCACACCTATGATTTCTTCATTATTTTAAACTCAGAGAGGTTCACAGAGAATGATGTCATGTTggctaaagaaataaaaaaagagaagaaaatcttttattttgttcGTTCCAAGATTGACAATGACATTTCAGCAGAGCAAAGGAAAAAGGGATTTGATGAGCAGAAACTTCTTTGCAAAATAAGAGAGGACTGTCAGAAAAACTTGAAAGAACTGGGAGACCCCAAAGTTTTCTTGATATCATCTTTTGAATTGGAGAAATATGATTTTGAAAGACTTCAAAACACTCTGGAAGAAGAGCTTCCAGAACACAAGAAATCTGCTCTTCTACAAGCCTGGCCAGTGTGCTCTGCTGATTCTCTCGAGAAGAAGATCAAGATGTTTAAAGGGATGATCTGGGCTGCATCTCTCGCTTCTGCTGGTATAGCAGTCGTCCCTGTGCCTGGACTATCAGCAGCATGCGATGCAGGCATTGTGTTGCTTTTCTTCACAAGATGCTACTATGCCTTTGGTTTGGATGAAAGGTCACTGTCAAGGCTTTCAGAAAAAGTAAACAAGCCTTTGCTGGAACatgtggccaaatcaaagttgGCATCTGCCATCAAAGAAAAAGCAATGGCCAGATTACAAGTCTCTGTTGCACTTGCATCCCTTGCTACCATTGAATATGCTGCAAGTCTCCTTCCAGGTGTAGGAAGTGTTGCTGCTGCAGGAATATCCTTTGGTACTACTTATTACCTCTTGAGAGAAGGATTAAATGAACTGGCAGACATTGCTCGAAAAATCAGAAAAGAGGCTGAGCTGGACACACTATGCAGTAATTCGTAG